One window from the genome of Luteitalea sp. encodes:
- a CDS encoding prolyl oligopeptidase family serine peptidase, with translation MHRVAPLVVSVAVLVCVSPAFAQPDPEPADELAELRQLVRSQRATSHRFDALEKKIDDVLWHFRLGEVAAIDKVRLTSAPVRMDNPTGQGAGNPLIIYAYTFVPKSLDASSKAPLLVFVHGGVHGDFDTGNAHIVRELIDQGYIVVAPEYRGSTGYGGGFYDQIDYGGTEIDDTYAARNWAVENLTQADPTRVGILGWSHGGFHTLFNVFRWPSAYQVAYAGVPVSDLVQRMGYKSQRYRDLFAGFIGKEAVDNPMEYRKRSPVYHVDKLQTPLLLHTNSNDEDVNVMEVAHLIAALKAAGKSFESKVYEDAPGGHAFNRLDTKLARESRAEVYAFLAKYLSPGR, from the coding sequence ATGCACCGCGTTGCGCCGTTGGTCGTGTCCGTCGCTGTTCTCGTTTGTGTGTCGCCCGCCTTCGCACAGCCCGATCCGGAACCCGCCGACGAGTTGGCAGAGCTGAGGCAGTTGGTGCGGAGTCAGCGTGCGACTTCACATCGGTTCGACGCTCTGGAGAAGAAAATCGACGACGTGCTGTGGCACTTCCGCCTCGGAGAGGTTGCCGCCATCGACAAGGTGCGGCTCACCAGCGCCCCGGTGCGGATGGACAATCCCACCGGCCAGGGTGCGGGCAACCCGCTCATCATCTACGCGTACACGTTCGTGCCGAAGTCGCTCGACGCTTCGTCCAAGGCGCCTCTCCTCGTCTTCGTTCACGGCGGCGTGCACGGCGACTTCGACACCGGCAACGCCCACATAGTCCGCGAGCTGATCGATCAGGGCTACATCGTGGTCGCACCAGAGTATCGCGGAAGCACGGGGTACGGCGGCGGCTTCTACGATCAGATTGACTATGGTGGAACCGAGATCGACGACACCTACGCGGCGCGCAACTGGGCGGTGGAGAATCTGACCCAGGCCGACCCGACGCGCGTCGGAATTCTCGGCTGGAGCCATGGCGGCTTCCACACGTTGTTCAACGTCTTTCGGTGGCCCTCGGCCTATCAAGTCGCCTACGCCGGCGTGCCGGTGAGCGACCTCGTTCAGCGCATGGGGTACAAGTCACAACGCTATCGCGACCTCTTTGCTGGGTTCATCGGCAAAGAGGCGGTCGATAACCCGATGGAGTACCGAAAGCGGTCGCCCGTCTATCACGTCGACAAGCTCCAGACGCCCCTTCTGCTTCACACGAACTCGAACGACGAGGATGTGAACGTCATGGAGGTCGCGCACCTGATCGCGGCGCTGAAGGCGGCAGGCAAGTCGTTCGAGTCGAAGGTGTACGAGGACGCGCCGGGGGGGCATGCGTTCAACCGCCTCGACACGAAGCTGGCACGCGAGTCACGTGCGGAGGTCTATGCGTTTCTCGCAAAGTACCTGTCGCCCGGGCGCTGA
- a CDS encoding amino acid carrier protein, which produces MLELIEAGNAWLNGLVWGWPTIGLLLGTGILLTIVTRAVQFRYLGVALREVLGKLTQKGQGRGSVSPFQAVATALASTVGVGNIAGVGTAIAIGGPGALFWLWVSGLLGMCTKFAEIVIALHYREPDAAGVMRGGAMYTLKNGLGVPWLGTIFAGLVSLAAFGIGNMVQANSVADSLRATFGVAPWLTGVALALVTAAVILGGIRRIGEVTEILVPGMALFYLGGALVILGRHVTEIPAALGLVFDGAFSGTAATGGFAGATIMMALRFGVARGLFSNEAGLGSAPMVHAAAQTDHPVRQGLYGIFEVFVDTLLVCTTSGLVILVTGAWSSGETGAALSGQAFSLGLPGTWGNIVVTTSLVLFAFSTVIGWSYYGETGIVYLFGAGAAVPYRLVWLLFIFLGAVGSLHLVWDIADTLNGLMAIPNLISVLASLPLLLRLQREFFGKRGS; this is translated from the coding sequence GTGCTGGAGCTCATCGAAGCGGGGAACGCGTGGCTCAATGGTCTCGTCTGGGGTTGGCCCACGATTGGGTTGCTCCTTGGAACGGGCATCCTCCTGACGATCGTCACCAGGGCAGTTCAGTTTCGTTATCTTGGCGTCGCGCTCCGCGAAGTGCTCGGCAAGCTCACGCAAAAGGGCCAGGGGCGCGGTAGTGTGTCGCCCTTCCAGGCAGTAGCGACCGCGCTCGCCTCGACGGTGGGCGTTGGCAACATCGCGGGTGTCGGCACCGCGATCGCGATCGGCGGACCTGGCGCGCTGTTCTGGCTGTGGGTTTCGGGCCTGCTCGGGATGTGCACGAAGTTCGCCGAGATCGTCATTGCCCTCCACTATCGCGAGCCGGACGCCGCCGGCGTGATGCGCGGCGGCGCGATGTACACGTTGAAGAACGGGCTCGGAGTGCCGTGGCTGGGCACGATCTTCGCGGGCCTCGTCTCGCTGGCGGCGTTCGGGATCGGCAACATGGTGCAGGCCAACTCGGTTGCCGATAGCCTGCGCGCGACGTTCGGCGTCGCCCCGTGGTTGACTGGCGTGGCGCTCGCGCTGGTCACGGCCGCCGTCATTCTCGGCGGCATTCGCCGCATCGGAGAGGTGACGGAGATTCTCGTCCCGGGCATGGCGTTGTTCTACCTGGGCGGCGCGCTCGTCATTCTGGGGCGTCACGTCACGGAGATACCGGCCGCGCTCGGCTTGGTCTTCGACGGCGCGTTCAGCGGAACGGCGGCTACCGGCGGCTTTGCCGGCGCCACGATCATGATGGCCCTGCGCTTCGGCGTGGCGCGCGGGCTCTTCTCGAACGAGGCGGGCCTCGGCAGCGCGCCCATGGTCCATGCTGCCGCGCAGACCGACCATCCGGTGCGTCAGGGGCTCTACGGAATCTTCGAGGTGTTCGTCGACACATTGCTCGTGTGCACGACGAGCGGTCTGGTCATCCTGGTGACGGGCGCCTGGAGCTCCGGGGAAACCGGCGCTGCGCTGTCCGGTCAGGCATTCTCCCTCGGACTGCCCGGAACTTGGGGCAACATCGTCGTTACGACAAGCCTCGTCCTGTTCGCGTTTTCGACGGTGATTGGCTGGAGCTACTACGGCGAGACTGGGATCGTGTACCTATTCGGTGCAGGGGCGGCAGTACCCTACCGTCTGGTCTGGCTCCTCTTCATCTTCCTCGGTGCAGTGGGCTCGCTGCACCTCGTCTGGGACATCGCGGATACGCTGAACGGCCTCATGGCGATTCCGAATCTGATCTCCGTGCTAGCGTCGCTCCCGCTCCTACTGCGGTTGCAACGCGAGTTCTTCGGGAAGCGCGGTTCCTGA
- a CDS encoding DUF1080 domain-containing protein, whose amino-acid sequence MRSIGAVLLVALTGVSVPFVAQTPDPVGDVPMFSGRDLSGWVNINCAPDTWSVEDGIVHCTGAPICELRTDRMYENFILELEWQHLKPKGNAGVFVWADALPARGGPFLRAVEVQVLDGSETANSTSHGDVFAIHGARMTPDRPHPAGWMRSLPSEKRARPAGQWNHYRITANNGTVKLAVNGKEVSGGYDITPRKGYIALESEGSLALFRNVRIKELPASSGLKPDEVARPDEGFVSLYNGKDLSGWRPVARTRSAWYAKDWTIVYAGANGAASGALWSEEEYGDIVLMVDWRYTSERGPDVMRALAPGEGWSPPRGARVAVVPRPLPSGDRGAWHRALVTMKGQRLTVDVDGHTLVDNVEQPGVPERGPFLIQSGEAAMELANIFVKRLD is encoded by the coding sequence ATGCGATCCATCGGCGCTGTCCTCCTAGTGGCGTTGACCGGCGTGAGCGTGCCTTTCGTCGCACAGACGCCCGATCCCGTCGGCGACGTGCCAATGTTCAGCGGCCGGGATCTCTCTGGCTGGGTGAACATCAATTGCGCTCCGGATACGTGGTCCGTTGAAGATGGCATCGTGCACTGTACGGGCGCGCCCATTTGCGAGCTGCGCACCGACCGCATGTACGAGAACTTCATCCTCGAGCTGGAATGGCAGCACCTGAAGCCGAAGGGCAACGCGGGTGTCTTCGTGTGGGCCGATGCGTTGCCTGCGCGCGGCGGGCCGTTCTTGCGGGCGGTCGAGGTGCAAGTGCTGGACGGGAGCGAGACGGCGAATTCTACCAGCCATGGCGACGTATTCGCGATTCACGGTGCTCGAATGACGCCAGACCGTCCGCACCCGGCTGGATGGATGCGCAGCCTCCCGAGCGAGAAGCGCGCGCGTCCAGCAGGGCAGTGGAATCACTACCGCATCACCGCGAACAACGGAACCGTCAAACTGGCCGTCAACGGCAAGGAGGTGTCTGGCGGCTACGACATCACGCCGCGGAAGGGCTACATCGCCCTCGAATCGGAAGGGTCGCTTGCGCTATTCCGGAACGTCCGGATCAAGGAGCTGCCGGCCTCGAGCGGACTGAAACCTGATGAGGTCGCTCGACCAGACGAGGGTTTCGTTTCACTCTACAACGGTAAGGACTTGAGCGGATGGCGCCCGGTCGCGCGCACCCGCTCGGCTTGGTACGCGAAGGATTGGACGATCGTGTACGCGGGAGCGAATGGCGCAGCGTCCGGGGCCCTCTGGAGCGAGGAGGAGTACGGCGACATCGTCCTCATGGTGGACTGGCGGTACACCAGCGAGCGCGGGCCTGACGTGATGCGGGCGTTGGCGCCCGGCGAGGGTTGGTCTCCACCTCGAGGGGCACGCGTCGCCGTCGTGCCGCGACCGCTGCCAAGTGGCGACCGCGGCGCCTGGCATCGCGCGCTGGTCACCATGAAGGGACAACGCCTCACGGTGGATGTGGACGGGCACACACTCGTGGACAATGTCGAGCAGCCGGGTGTCCCTGAGCGTGGCCCCTTCCTCATTCAATCAGGTGAGGCGGCCATGGAGCTCGCGAACATCTTCGTCAAACGACTCGACTGA